The genomic window TTGCACAGCACTCACATCCCTGCCAGCGCCAACGCAGGATCCACCCTGGCCAGAGTATTGTTCCCCCGGGGAAAAGAAAGAACCCAGCCGCGCTCGTGCGGCTGGGTGAACATGCGAACCGGAGGGAGACTCCCCCTGTGGGCCTGGGCCGAAAAGAATCAGCCCACGGCGGACTTGAGCCTTGCTATCAGAAGGTCGATTGCAACCCGGTTGAACCCGCCTTCGGGGATTATGATATCTGCGTACCTCTTGGTGGGCTCCACAAACTGCAAGTGCATCGGGCGTACCACGTTCAAGTACTGTTCGACGACGGACTTGAGCGTGCGGCCTCTCTCGGCCACATCCCGTGTGAGCCTTCTGATGAACCTGACGTCGGGGTCGGTGTCCACGTACACCTTGATGTTCATCAGTTCCCTGAGCCTCTCGTCGTCGAGGATCAGGATCCCCTCCAGAATGACCACGCCGGCAGGGTCAACTCTCTCGGTCCGCCCAGTTCGGGTGTAGGATTCAAACGAATAGACCGGCTTGTCCACAGGCACGCCTGCTTTCAGTTGCCGGATGTGAGACAAGTACAGGTCTGTGTCGAAAGCGAATGGGTGGTCGTAGTTGACCGCAAGCCTCTCCTCAAGTGTCAGGTGGCTCTGGTCCTTGTAGTAAGCATCCTGCTCGAGTATGGAGACGGCGTTGCCAAACGCCTCAGACACCGCACGCACCACTGTGGTCTTGCCCGATCCCGAACCACCCGCTATCCCGCAAACCAGAACCTCCCTGGGCATCT from Bacillota bacterium includes these protein-coding regions:
- the udk gene encoding uridine kinase; translated protein: MPREVLVCGIAGGSGSGKTTVVRAVSEAFGNAVSILEQDAYYKDQSHLTLEERLAVNYDHPFAFDTDLYLSHIRQLKAGVPVDKPVYSFESYTRTGRTERVDPAGVVILEGILILDDERLRELMNIKVYVDTDPDVRFIRRLTRDVAERGRTLKSVVEQYLNVVRPMHLQFVEPTKRYADIIIPEGGFNRVAIDLLIARLKSAVG